A stretch of the Pseudalkalibacillus hwajinpoensis genome encodes the following:
- a CDS encoding DEAD/DEAH box helicase has protein sequence MKKFQDLGLSNTLLEAVNQMGFEETTPIQAGTIPLALEGKDVIGQAQTGTGKTAAFGIPMIEKIDTSLSHVQGIILAPTRELAVQVAEELNRIGQAKGVRALPIYGGQSIVHQIKALKKRPQLVVATPGRLIDHMERKTIRLQEVSFVVLDEADEMLNMGFIEDIEKILKGVPDKRQTLLFSATMPKRIAILAEKFMSNPETVRTKSKEMTVPSIEQHYYEVRDSKKFDILCRLLDTQSPELAIVFARTKKRVDEVSEGLKKRGYMAEGIHGDLPQGKRDQVIKQFKDSTIDIMVATDVAARGLDISGVTHVYNFDIPQDPESYVHRIGRTGRAGKSGLASTFITPREYDHLKVIEKITKKSMQKRTIPSFAEAMEGQQQMAIQQLQSTIEEQDHSVYRSSAEQLLDDHDSVTLLSAALKLLTKEPDTTPVKITEIAPLRAKKAHGRGGSGGGNRNRNRSNDRGGRKGGSGGGYRGDRNSGGANKRRKFNDKGNK, from the coding sequence TTGAAAAAATTTCAAGATCTAGGTTTAAGTAATACGCTGCTAGAAGCAGTTAATCAAATGGGATTCGAAGAAACAACACCAATTCAAGCAGGTACGATTCCTCTAGCGCTTGAAGGCAAAGACGTTATCGGTCAGGCTCAAACTGGTACTGGTAAAACGGCTGCTTTTGGTATCCCAATGATTGAAAAGATCGACACTTCTCTATCTCATGTACAGGGAATCATTCTTGCGCCAACACGTGAGCTTGCTGTACAGGTTGCAGAAGAATTGAACCGTATTGGTCAAGCAAAAGGCGTGCGTGCCCTTCCTATATATGGTGGACAAAGCATCGTTCACCAAATCAAAGCACTTAAAAAGAGACCTCAACTAGTTGTTGCGACTCCAGGGCGTCTTATCGACCATATGGAACGTAAAACAATCCGTCTTCAAGAAGTATCTTTTGTTGTCCTTGATGAAGCAGATGAAATGCTTAACATGGGCTTCATTGAAGATATCGAGAAAATTCTTAAAGGTGTTCCAGACAAGCGTCAAACGCTTCTGTTCTCTGCTACAATGCCGAAACGTATCGCGATTCTTGCAGAGAAATTCATGAGCAACCCTGAAACAGTTAGAACGAAATCAAAAGAAATGACTGTTCCATCAATTGAACAGCATTACTATGAAGTTCGTGATTCTAAGAAATTCGATATTCTTTGTCGCCTTCTTGATACTCAGTCTCCTGAGCTTGCAATTGTATTTGCAAGAACTAAGAAACGCGTTGATGAAGTATCTGAAGGTCTTAAGAAACGTGGATATATGGCTGAAGGAATTCATGGTGACCTTCCACAGGGTAAACGTGATCAGGTTATTAAACAGTTTAAAGACAGCACAATCGATATCATGGTAGCGACAGACGTTGCTGCACGTGGTCTAGACATCAGTGGTGTTACACACGTTTATAACTTTGACATTCCTCAAGATCCTGAAAGCTACGTTCACAGAATCGGTCGTACTGGCCGTGCAGGTAAGTCAGGTCTTGCTTCGACGTTTATTACTCCACGTGAGTACGATCACCTTAAAGTGATTGAGAAAATTACGAAGAAGTCTATGCAAAAACGTACGATCCCAAGCTTTGCTGAAGCAATGGAAGGCCAGCAGCAAATGGCGATTCAACAGCTTCAAAGCACAATTGAAGAGCAGGATCACTCAGTATACCGTTCATCAGCTGAACAACTTCTCGATGATCACGATTCAGTAACGCTTCTTTCTGCAGCTCTTAAGTTGCTAACAAAAGAGCCGGATACAACTCCGGTTAAAATTACTGAAATTGCACCACTTCGTGCTAAAAAGGCTCATGGCCGTGGTGGCAGTGGCGGTGGAAACCGCAACCGTAACCGCAGTAATGATCGCGGAGGCCGTAAAGGTGGAAGCGGTGGCGGATATCGCGGAGACCGCAACAGCGGTGGCGCTAACAAGCGTCGTAAGTTCAACGACAAAGGAAATAAATAA
- a CDS encoding dynamin family protein — MERQRDIMKHDHQSHTKLKEDVLFERLALIEEELEASEASKIKQLIDKLLSGEQHFLFSGHFSAGKSSLINALFQSNLLPSSPIPASANTVRIRSGETGASVHFLNGKKMVFKAPYDIDQVKGYCLNGEEVERVELSAPSSLEEDVIFIDTPGIDSTDEAHRLSTESSMYLADVVFYVMDYNHVQSEVNYQFIRELYRQNKKIILIVNQIDKHHESEISFTSFQKSVVESFETWGMSLESFFFISLRDYDHPHNQFHQLKTYIEGLSRKTDEDKVKRIFNAARELLDDLNHVDAHNDEVEEAYEKMKNKLAFSKERVDLIDQEFQTEAAAIQKSAILMPYEVREAGRAYLESLQPDFKVGFVFRDKKTQQERAARYETFVAGLKEQVKSQLEWHYQQLLQQLVSTAGLKDVSSSLIDQPYEVDFSVIQEEANKGNGATGEAVLHYTENIAYRLKTQIKQQAEQRKDKLVDQVNFDHDRQAEELKQSFKSQIGEEDAETFLSELEAASENTEELWSILDGSRDEEARRAGDAFKKRYTQTEDVTIVESTKSDSGQQRKQQEPKEVVSPEGQTSLPDPEATSMALQRMADELEDLPGFDYTRQNLIKRANKLSEKSFTVALFGAFSAGKSSFANALIGEKILPSSPNPTTATLNRICPVTEDHAHKTAMIYYKSEGELLEDLNHSLSYFGEQAFSLRDCLQIISQGKLFKRESSATKPHALFLRAVLEGEAELAYLGKEREVTLDDYEDMVVNESKAAFVASISLYYDCTLTREGITLVDTPGADSINARHTGVAFQYMKAADAILYVTYYNHAFSKADREFLIQLGRVKDVFEMDKMFFLLNASDLAADEGELEIVLDHVTNQLQQYGIRYPALYPVSSLAGMLASEENVSEKEAKFLAALPEKLRQKGGLKRFESRFYHFIRKDLSKMAVESSLTELTSVMSEIERWIENFELNASEKEQQITELRNHSDEANRKVNQYSNTSSEKLIKQELTELVHYIPQRLFYRFNDFFKEAFNPSTIQGREGLQRASETLVEDIEQDLLQELRAASLRIDRFMKREIQKSEKEIQKLIREMLSDFHYSSLPDRDMETPQFDESLTAWIAVDHVLKQARSSFKSSKQFFEQSGRESLHEILKSEFQLPVNNYLKTEHKVIEETATKFFDQLTVEVKGEMMKEVTSYVKARTTMLTSDISKDFLETKRNNAFEIQTKLLSEGE; from the coding sequence ATGGAAAGGCAGCGGGATATTATGAAGCATGATCACCAGTCACACACAAAACTAAAAGAGGACGTGCTGTTTGAACGTCTTGCACTAATTGAAGAAGAATTAGAGGCTTCGGAAGCATCGAAAATCAAACAACTGATCGACAAGTTGTTGAGTGGTGAACAGCACTTCCTTTTCTCGGGCCATTTTTCTGCAGGGAAATCTTCATTAATAAACGCGTTATTTCAATCAAACCTCTTACCGTCAAGTCCCATACCGGCGAGTGCTAATACGGTTCGTATCCGTTCAGGTGAAACAGGCGCTTCCGTTCATTTCTTGAATGGAAAGAAAATGGTTTTTAAAGCGCCGTATGATATTGATCAAGTAAAAGGGTATTGTTTGAACGGAGAAGAGGTCGAACGCGTTGAATTGTCCGCTCCGTCTTCTTTAGAAGAGGACGTTATTTTCATTGATACTCCTGGTATTGATTCGACAGATGAAGCGCATAGGCTTTCAACGGAATCTTCGATGTATTTAGCTGATGTTGTTTTCTATGTGATGGATTACAATCATGTTCAATCTGAAGTGAATTACCAATTCATCCGAGAACTTTATCGTCAAAATAAAAAAATCATCTTAATTGTGAACCAAATTGATAAGCATCATGAATCTGAAATTTCATTCACATCATTTCAGAAATCAGTGGTCGAGTCTTTTGAAACGTGGGGGATGTCTCTTGAATCCTTTTTCTTTATCTCATTACGCGATTACGATCATCCCCATAACCAGTTTCATCAGTTGAAAACATACATTGAGGGGCTTTCAAGGAAAACAGATGAAGACAAAGTGAAGCGAATTTTTAATGCAGCAAGAGAGCTTTTGGATGATCTTAATCACGTAGATGCTCATAACGACGAAGTAGAAGAAGCTTATGAGAAGATGAAAAACAAGCTTGCATTTTCAAAGGAACGCGTTGATTTAATTGATCAGGAATTTCAGACTGAAGCGGCGGCTATCCAAAAAAGTGCAATTTTAATGCCGTATGAAGTGAGAGAAGCAGGACGAGCGTATCTTGAATCTCTTCAACCAGACTTTAAAGTTGGATTTGTTTTTCGTGATAAGAAAACTCAGCAAGAACGAGCGGCGAGGTACGAAACTTTCGTTGCGGGTTTAAAAGAACAGGTTAAGTCACAACTAGAGTGGCATTATCAGCAGCTATTACAACAGCTAGTTTCGACAGCTGGATTAAAAGACGTATCATCTTCTCTCATTGATCAACCATATGAAGTTGATTTCTCAGTGATACAAGAAGAAGCTAACAAAGGAAATGGTGCAACAGGAGAAGCAGTTCTTCATTATACTGAGAATATCGCTTATCGCTTGAAGACACAGATCAAGCAGCAAGCAGAACAAAGGAAGGACAAGCTTGTTGATCAAGTCAATTTCGATCACGATAGACAGGCTGAGGAGCTTAAGCAGTCATTCAAATCTCAAATTGGAGAAGAGGATGCGGAGACTTTCTTATCAGAGCTGGAAGCTGCTAGTGAGAATACTGAAGAGCTTTGGTCTATTTTGGATGGGAGCCGTGATGAAGAGGCTCGTCGTGCGGGAGACGCATTTAAGAAAAGGTACACGCAAACGGAGGATGTTACTATCGTAGAGTCGACCAAAAGCGATAGTGGACAACAGCGTAAGCAACAGGAGCCTAAAGAGGTGGTTTCACCTGAAGGTCAAACTTCTCTTCCTGATCCCGAAGCGACTAGTATGGCCCTTCAAAGAATGGCAGATGAATTAGAGGATCTTCCTGGTTTTGACTATACGAGACAAAACTTGATCAAGCGTGCAAATAAATTATCAGAAAAGTCATTTACGGTCGCATTGTTTGGTGCCTTTAGCGCTGGGAAATCCTCTTTTGCCAATGCGCTCATTGGAGAAAAAATACTGCCTTCTTCTCCAAATCCAACAACGGCTACGCTTAATCGTATTTGCCCGGTAACAGAAGACCATGCTCATAAAACGGCGATGATTTATTATAAATCGGAAGGAGAACTTTTGGAGGATTTGAATCATTCCCTTTCTTATTTTGGTGAGCAAGCTTTTTCACTAAGGGATTGTCTGCAAATCATTTCACAGGGGAAATTGTTTAAGCGAGAGTCTTCTGCAACAAAACCTCATGCTCTTTTCCTAAGAGCTGTACTTGAAGGTGAAGCTGAGCTAGCATACCTCGGTAAGGAACGTGAAGTCACACTGGATGACTATGAAGATATGGTCGTAAATGAGTCAAAAGCGGCCTTTGTTGCTTCTATCTCGCTATACTATGATTGTACTTTAACACGAGAGGGAATAACGCTTGTAGACACTCCAGGAGCAGATTCCATTAACGCACGACATACGGGTGTAGCGTTTCAATATATGAAAGCAGCCGATGCTATTCTTTACGTCACCTATTACAATCATGCATTTTCAAAAGCAGATCGAGAGTTCCTCATTCAGCTTGGACGAGTGAAAGACGTGTTTGAGATGGATAAAATGTTCTTTCTTCTTAATGCATCTGATCTTGCTGCAGACGAAGGAGAGCTCGAAATCGTACTTGATCATGTCACAAATCAGTTACAGCAGTACGGTATTCGTTATCCTGCACTTTATCCTGTCTCAAGTCTTGCAGGAATGCTTGCTTCTGAAGAGAATGTAAGTGAAAAAGAGGCTAAGTTTCTTGCTGCGTTACCAGAAAAATTAAGACAAAAAGGCGGTCTTAAGCGGTTTGAATCACGTTTCTATCATTTTATTCGCAAGGATCTTTCAAAAATGGCAGTGGAGTCCAGCTTAACTGAATTAACAAGTGTGATGAGCGAAATCGAGCGATGGATCGAGAACTTTGAATTAAACGCGAGTGAAAAAGAACAGCAGATCACAGAGCTTCGTAATCACAGTGATGAAGCAAATCGGAAGGTTAATCAATATTCAAACACTTCATCTGAAAAGCTGATCAAACAGGAATTAACAGAACTTGTTCATTATATTCCTCAGCGTCTTTTTTATCGATTTAATGATTTCTTTAAGGAAGCCTTTAACCCATCGACTATTCAAGGGCGTGAAGGACTGCAACGTGCTTCAGAAACGCTGGTTGAGGATATTGAACAAGATTTATTACAGGAGCTCAGGGCAGCTTCTCTTCGAATCGATCGATTTATGAAGCGAGAAATTCAAAAGAGTGAGAAAGAAATACAAAAGCTTATTCGAGAAATGCTATCTGATTTTCATTACAGCAGTCTACCTGATCGGGACATGGAAACCCCGCAGTTTGATGAGTCTCTTACCGCATGGATAGCAGTTGACCATGTATTAAAGCAAGCTCGTAGCTCCTTTAAATCTTCGAAGCAATTTTTCGAACAGAGTGGAAGAGAGTCGCTTCATGAGATATTGAAAAGTGAGTTTCAACTACCTGTTAATAACTATTTGAAAACAGAACATAAAGTGATTGAAGAGACGGCTACGAAGTTCTTTGATCAATTAACTGTAGAAGTAAAAGGCGAAATGATGAAAGAAGTTACGTCATATGTGAAGGCCAGAACAACGATGCTAACAAGCGATATTTCAAAAGATTTCCTTGAAACAAAGCGAAATAATGCTTTCGAAATTCAAACAAAGCTACTGTCGGAGGGAGAATAG
- a CDS encoding aminotransferase A, with protein MEHLLNPRVKEIEISGIRTFFNMVADYENMISLTIGQPDFETPAHIKEAAQAAISENKTTYTHNAGILELRKAAANFLQSKYNLNYQAESEIITTSGASQAIDVTLRTLLTEGDEVILPGPVYPGYEPIITLCGATPVHVDTTKNGFKMTRDLIEDALTERTKCIILPSPSNPTGVAMSYDELADLADLLKAKNIFVLSDEIYSELNFSGDHSSIAQFDGMRDKTIVINGLSKSHAMTGWRIGFLFAPVELCQHILKVHQYNVSCASSVSQYAALEALQNGLQDSIEMRVAYKERMNYVYDRLVGMGLSPIKPDGAFYILPSIQEFGLSSFDFAMKLAKEGNLAVVPGSAFSSLGEGYVRISFAYKLDVLKEGMDRLEKFIHTLR; from the coding sequence ATGGAGCATTTATTAAACCCTCGCGTGAAGGAAATTGAGATTTCTGGGATTCGAACTTTTTTTAATATGGTAGCTGATTATGAGAACATGATTTCATTAACAATTGGCCAACCTGATTTTGAGACACCAGCTCATATTAAGGAAGCAGCTCAAGCCGCTATTAGTGAAAACAAAACAACGTATACTCATAATGCCGGCATCCTAGAACTCCGAAAGGCAGCAGCTAATTTTCTACAATCAAAATACAATCTTAACTACCAAGCTGAATCTGAGATCATTACCACTTCAGGAGCAAGTCAGGCAATTGACGTTACACTTCGAACACTTCTCACTGAAGGTGACGAAGTGATTTTGCCAGGTCCTGTGTATCCAGGTTATGAGCCAATCATTACATTATGTGGAGCAACTCCAGTACACGTCGATACGACTAAAAACGGATTTAAAATGACGCGCGACCTAATTGAAGATGCCCTAACAGAGCGAACAAAATGCATTATTCTACCTTCCCCATCTAACCCTACTGGTGTTGCGATGTCTTATGATGAATTAGCCGATCTTGCTGATTTACTTAAAGCTAAAAACATTTTTGTTTTATCTGATGAAATTTATTCAGAGCTTAACTTTTCAGGTGATCATTCTTCGATCGCTCAATTTGATGGCATGCGTGATAAAACGATCGTAATCAATGGTCTATCTAAATCTCACGCTATGACAGGATGGCGCATTGGCTTTCTCTTCGCCCCAGTAGAACTATGCCAGCATATCTTGAAAGTTCACCAATATAATGTCTCCTGTGCTTCATCAGTATCTCAGTACGCCGCTCTAGAAGCGTTACAGAATGGATTGCAAGACTCGATTGAGATGCGAGTTGCTTACAAGGAACGAATGAATTATGTTTATGATCGATTAGTTGGTATGGGGTTATCTCCAATCAAGCCTGACGGTGCTTTCTATATCTTGCCTTCCATTCAGGAGTTCGGCTTATCTTCATTTGACTTTGCAATGAAACTCGCAAAAGAAGGTAATTTAGCAGTTGTACCAGGAAGCGCCTTTTCATCACTTGGCGAAGGCTATGTAAGAATTTCATTCGCTTATAAACTTGATGTACTAAAAGAAGGTATGGATCGCTTAGAAAAGTTCATCCACACCCTTAGATAG
- a CDS encoding PucR family transcriptional regulator — protein MGLSVREALQLPEMSGIKLIAGKKGIDRDIKWLTIVEVMEDMTRLHEGEFLITTAYGWHEKSDSYAKLIDALSNRQLSALAIHTGFYLDVVPIAMIEAANRTGLPLLEIPRTMNFSMVTRSILEQLVNKQLSILTQAQRIQDDLTSLVIKNAGFSAITDALSKLLNCTVSIYHADNALLAETYLTNQNDSTDEFYPIKTEGKAIGTIHIKKPTPLTALDHLALKHAANIFAIEFLKLRIIEDTRSQIEADFLDILFSQSYEDEKLILKKSKEMGYDLTGSNTIAVLSSSNLTKLEEDCQQQLIETRTKGIIKRKMDHIVVLLLGDTIPFKEGTSSSIIGFSMTKIGIRHLELALKEATVAHQFAKYRNEHRLSFADLGAYQLFIRLKENGEDLSPYYSPLLSPIVNYDRKHQAQLMKTLESFLENNLVINRTADKLFIHRHTLNYRIKQLEKLTGIDIYAYDQRMQLQFALLAYRTDCILPAI, from the coding sequence ATGGGACTATCAGTTCGAGAAGCCTTACAGCTACCTGAGATGAGTGGAATTAAATTAATTGCTGGAAAAAAAGGAATTGACCGAGATATTAAATGGTTAACAATCGTGGAAGTAATGGAAGATATGACACGGCTTCATGAAGGAGAGTTTTTAATAACGACGGCATACGGATGGCACGAGAAATCCGATTCTTATGCGAAACTCATTGATGCCCTTTCGAACAGACAGCTCTCTGCTCTTGCCATTCATACTGGATTTTATCTAGACGTGGTTCCGATTGCGATGATCGAAGCGGCCAACCGAACCGGATTACCTCTCCTTGAAATTCCGAGAACGATGAATTTCTCAATGGTTACAAGAAGCATTTTGGAACAGCTCGTTAATAAACAACTTTCCATTCTTACGCAGGCTCAGCGTATTCAGGATGACTTAACGTCACTTGTTATTAAAAATGCTGGCTTTTCAGCTATCACTGATGCACTATCGAAACTACTAAACTGCACTGTTTCAATTTATCATGCGGATAATGCTCTTTTAGCAGAGACTTATCTCACGAATCAAAATGATTCTACCGATGAATTCTATCCGATCAAAACCGAAGGAAAAGCAATTGGAACAATTCATATCAAGAAACCAACACCACTCACTGCACTCGATCACCTTGCTTTAAAACATGCGGCTAATATTTTTGCGATTGAATTTCTAAAACTACGTATCATTGAAGATACTAGATCTCAGATCGAAGCTGATTTTCTTGATATTTTATTCTCCCAATCCTACGAAGACGAGAAATTGATATTAAAAAAGAGCAAAGAAATGGGCTATGATCTAACCGGTTCTAATACAATCGCAGTTCTTTCATCATCTAACCTTACAAAACTTGAGGAAGACTGTCAGCAGCAATTAATCGAAACAAGAACGAAAGGTATAATAAAGAGGAAGATGGATCATATTGTTGTGCTTCTCTTAGGTGACACCATTCCCTTCAAGGAAGGAACGAGCTCTTCTATCATTGGATTCAGCATGACCAAAATAGGCATACGACACCTTGAACTAGCCCTTAAAGAAGCTACGGTTGCACATCAATTTGCTAAATATCGAAACGAACATCGTCTATCCTTCGCTGACCTGGGTGCTTATCAGTTATTCATTCGATTAAAAGAAAATGGCGAAGATCTTTCACCCTATTATTCACCTCTTCTATCACCAATAGTTAACTATGATCGAAAGCACCAGGCTCAGCTAATGAAGACACTTGAATCTTTTCTAGAAAACAACCTTGTCATTAACCGTACAGCTGATAAATTATTTATTCATAGGCATACACTAAACTATCGAATCAAACAATTAGAAAAGCTCACCGGTATTGATATATACGCATATGATCAGCGCATGCAGCTTCAATTTGCTCTACTTGCTTATCGGACCGATTGCATTCTTCCAGCTATTTAA
- a CDS encoding sulfurtransferase: MKNLVSIEWLSDHLYDEQLVIVDCQFELGNPENGYASYLKGHIPGAQYADLEKDLSGEVGEHGGRHPLPDQEQLQTLVERLGIEQDSKVILYDHEYGAMAARLWFLLGFAGHKARAVLDGGLQAWRGEGHKLETKVRQVTPSSYPISLDKSMIVSMNDVKQAQIEGRTIIDSRASERYSGEIEPIDPKAGHIPGAINYFWKNNLNENKTWKDPEERVGEKEHGHEPIVYCGSGVTACVNLLALQEAGVHAKLYPGSYSDWISYEENQIETK; this comes from the coding sequence ATGAAGAATCTTGTTTCAATTGAATGGCTATCAGATCATTTGTATGATGAGCAATTAGTGATTGTGGACTGTCAATTTGAACTTGGCAATCCAGAAAACGGTTATGCTTCCTATTTAAAAGGCCACATTCCAGGAGCGCAGTATGCTGATCTCGAAAAAGATTTATCTGGTGAAGTTGGAGAGCATGGTGGAAGACATCCTTTACCTGATCAAGAACAGCTCCAGACGCTCGTTGAAAGGCTAGGGATTGAGCAGGATTCGAAAGTGATCCTATACGACCATGAGTATGGTGCTATGGCAGCAAGATTATGGTTTCTACTCGGATTTGCTGGCCATAAAGCGCGTGCTGTTCTTGATGGGGGTCTCCAAGCTTGGAGAGGGGAGGGGCATAAACTTGAGACGAAAGTTCGTCAAGTAACTCCTTCATCGTATCCTATTAGTCTTGATAAATCGATGATTGTTTCTATGAATGATGTGAAGCAGGCGCAGATAGAAGGGCGCACAATTATTGATTCGAGAGCAAGCGAGCGCTATTCTGGAGAGATAGAACCTATTGATCCTAAAGCAGGTCATATACCAGGCGCTATCAATTACTTCTGGAAGAATAACCTTAATGAAAATAAAACATGGAAAGACCCTGAAGAGAGAGTAGGGGAGAAAGAGCATGGTCATGAACCCATTGTTTACTGTGGTTCTGGTGTGACTGCTTGTGTTAACCTGCTTGCTTTACAAGAGGCAGGGGTTCATGCAAAGCTTTATCCTGGAAGTTATAGTGACTGGATATCTTATGAAGAAAATCAAATTGAAACAAAATAA
- a CDS encoding SDR family NAD(P)-dependent oxidoreductase has product MTYLPSFHLSNQVVVVTGAGKGIGRALAIGAAEAGADVAIIARTEADLKETAGFIRDVGRNAYPIQADITQYNEIEQAVRQIKNEAGKIDVLINNAGMNIRSRASEVTEQEWMQIFQTNLQGAFFMSQKCAEVMKENGGGKMINISSVGGHMALRTGVVYAATKAGMIQMTKNLALEWAEDGISVNAIGPWYFKTPLTEKLLEDKQYLKEILDRTPMNRVGELKDLVGAAVFLSSEAANYITGQTLFVDGGMTVYGF; this is encoded by the coding sequence TTGACTTACTTACCATCATTTCATTTATCGAATCAAGTTGTCGTTGTTACTGGAGCAGGGAAGGGGATAGGTAGAGCACTAGCTATCGGAGCGGCAGAAGCAGGAGCGGACGTTGCCATTATTGCTCGCACAGAAGCTGATCTCAAAGAAACGGCAGGCTTTATTCGTGATGTCGGAAGAAATGCATACCCAATTCAAGCTGATATAACACAATATAATGAAATCGAACAAGCGGTCCGACAAATTAAAAACGAAGCAGGGAAAATTGATGTACTGATCAATAATGCTGGGATGAACATTCGTTCGAGAGCAAGTGAAGTGACTGAACAAGAATGGATGCAAATCTTTCAAACTAACTTGCAAGGCGCTTTTTTTATGTCGCAAAAGTGTGCTGAAGTGATGAAAGAAAATGGTGGAGGGAAAATGATTAATATCTCTTCAGTAGGCGGTCACATGGCTCTAAGGACGGGGGTCGTCTATGCAGCTACGAAAGCAGGAATGATTCAAATGACCAAAAACCTTGCGCTTGAATGGGCAGAGGATGGTATCTCCGTAAATGCGATTGGACCGTGGTATTTTAAGACGCCACTTACGGAAAAATTATTAGAAGACAAACAATATCTTAAGGAGATCCTTGATCGAACGCCAATGAACAGAGTAGGTGAACTAAAAGATCTCGTCGGGGCAGCTGTGTTCTTATCCTCTGAAGCTGCAAACTACATAACAGGACAAACGTTGTTCGTAGACGGTGGGATGACGGTTTATGGATTCTAA
- the dat gene encoding D-amino-acid transaminase: protein MILFNQDLITREQATIDIEDRGYQFGDGVYEVIRIYNGSFFELDAHLERLERSASEIKISLPFTQKEIQEKIEQLVAANRVHSGHVYMQVTRGVAPRNHPFPAKSEPVLVAYTKEYEKEPSRAPGQAIFMEDIRWLRCDIKSLNLLGNVLAKQSATEQNVDEAIFHRGDLVTEGSSTNVFIVKNNILYTHPANNFILDGITRRVILSVASELGIQIKEEAFTKQELLESDEVFISSTTQEARPIVEVDGRQIGNGKEGEITSSLHAKFASRLS from the coding sequence TTGATTTTATTTAATCAGGATTTGATTACAAGAGAGCAGGCAACCATTGATATTGAAGATCGTGGTTATCAATTTGGAGATGGTGTTTATGAAGTAATCCGTATTTATAACGGAAGCTTTTTTGAGTTGGATGCTCACCTGGAACGTTTAGAACGAAGCGCGAGCGAGATCAAGATTTCTTTACCGTTTACTCAAAAAGAAATCCAGGAGAAAATCGAGCAGCTTGTGGCTGCTAATCGCGTACATAGCGGGCACGTCTACATGCAAGTAACACGAGGCGTAGCTCCACGAAATCATCCCTTCCCAGCAAAATCAGAACCTGTGCTTGTCGCTTATACGAAAGAATATGAGAAAGAACCATCACGCGCACCAGGTCAAGCGATTTTTATGGAAGATATTAGATGGTTAAGATGTGATATTAAAAGCTTGAATTTACTTGGGAATGTATTGGCTAAACAATCTGCAACGGAGCAGAACGTTGACGAAGCGATTTTTCATCGTGGCGACTTGGTAACTGAAGGAAGTTCTACGAATGTGTTTATAGTGAAAAATAACATCCTTTATACTCATCCAGCAAACAACTTTATTTTAGATGGGATTACGAGACGAGTTATCCTTTCGGTTGCTTCTGAACTAGGTATTCAAATAAAGGAAGAAGCGTTTACAAAGCAGGAGCTGCTTGAAAGTGATGAAGTTTTCATTTCTAGTACAACCCAAGAAGCAAGACCAATTGTTGAGGTGGATGGCCGGCAGATTGGGAATGGAAAAGAGGGTGAGATAACCTCATCCCTTCATGCTAAGTTTGCTAGTCGTTTGTCATAA